AGTTGGCGCAACACATCAATCAACCAACGGCAGTTCGTGCCGTAGCTAGAGCGAATGGAATGAATCGGATCAACATTCTTATTCCTTGCCATCGCGTGGTTGGCAAAAATGGACAGTTAACCGGATACGGCGGTGGACTGTGGCGAAAACGATTGCTGTTGGAACTAGAGCGTACTGGAGAATTACCAGGCAACGAGATCATTCAGTAATTCAACCATTTCAACAATGAAACCAATTGATTTAGCACGGCTATTTTTACTAGCCGCGCTCTGGGGAAGTTCGTATTTATTCATCCGAATTACAGTTCCTGCTTTAGGAGTGTTCTTCACCATCAGCTTACGAGTCATTGTTGCGGCATGTGCATTGAGTTTGTATGGATTGTTTACGCAACAACTTCCCAATCTCAAGACCCGTTGGCTGTCCTATTTTCTATTGGGTTTATTAAACAACGCAATTCCTTTCATATTGATTGCAATTGCTGTTGCTAATCTGAATGCATCGATTGCAGCAATTCTCAATGCGACAACTCCTTTGTTTACAGCAATCATAGCGGCTATTTGGCTTAAAGAACCATTAGATAGACGAAAAATTGTGGGGTTATTGCTTGGCATTGTCGGAGTTGCCATCCTAGTCGGATGGAGTCCTTTGTCACTATCGTTACCAGTCATTATCGGATGGATATCAGCCTTAATTGCAGCGCTCTTTTATGGTATTGCTGCTGTATATGCTCGTCGCAAATTCATGGATAATCGAGCAACTGAAACTGCAATCGGGCAGTTAATTGGTTCAAGTGTTTTGCTCTTTCCTGCTACTTTCGTATCTATTCCCAGTACTATTCCCTCTAGCGGAGTTATTCTTGCAGTAGTCACACTTGCAACTGTGTGTACGGCGTTTGCCTATTTACTCTACTTTCAACTCATTTCTAATGCAGGTGCAACTCCAGCAGCAACCGTCACTTTTTTAATTCCTGTCTTCAGTTTGTTGTTTGGAAAAATGCTACTTAGTGAACCTGTTAACTTTGGTGTCATTGTTGGGTTATTAACAATTTTATTGAGCATTCGGTTAGTTATTAGTAAAGAGCACTAAAGATTAGTTTCAGGAATTTTAATTGAAGCTAGATGACGAGAAGCTACATAAATCTTTAATTTCTAATGAAATTTATGATTATTACTGTCGAAGAGATGCTTCCCAACAGTGCAGAATGGCAAGCATTGTGTCAAAGGCTCAGAGCATCAATTACGCTGGCTACACTTGTGCTAATGGCATGGCAAATGGGGATGTGGTTAGCAAGAGAAATTATTTGTCAACAATTAGATGAACGTGCCCAAAGATTAACGCAATGGAGTTACTGTTCAACCTGTGGAACACAATTGGTGAGCAAAGGTTTAATGAAGCGAAAAATATTAACACTGGTGGGGCAAGTCGCATGGAAGCGGCGAGTGGGAAGATATCCCCATCGTTGTTTAGGAAGCCAGAGTGTACCGCTTGACAGTTTGCTTGAAGTTCACCCCTATCAACAAACCTCATCTGAACTTATGCGTTTGGGATGTCTACTTGCTGTATTTCTACCCTATGAACTCTCTGCTTGGCTGCTTGAGCAGTTGAGCGGCATTCAAGTGAGTGATGGTACCCCTTGGAACTGGGTACAAGCTGCTGGACAACAAGCAGTCGAAACCTTGAAATTGCACCTTCAACAGCTAGCAGAAGGGCAAGCAATTCAAGCAGAGTCGCTTGATGAAACGTTCCTAACAATGCCTTTGATGATTGCTGCCGATGGGGTAACTGTTCCGTTTCGTCCACATCCTAAAACCGCAAAAGGCAAGATTGTATGGCGAGAAGTGAAAATAGCACTATTAGCTCGTCTAGGCAAACATCAAACCCAAACAGATGCAACGGTAACTCGATTGTACCAGCGGCGGAGCGTGGCAAGTCTCGGAGATATTGATCACTTAGAACCTCGTCTACAACTCGAAGTGCTGCGGTAGGGCACGAAGCAACGCAAGTCGTTTGGATTTCCGATGGCGCACGCGGCTTTTGGCGGCTCTATCGAGACTATTTTGCTGGGTGTACTGTTGGCATCTTAGATTTCTATCATGCGGCACAACATCTGTGGCAAGTTGCAACTGCTTATCAAGATGGCAATCCTGCACGAACTCTTCAACAGTGGTTTGCTAGCTTGCGCCATCGGTTGCGTCACGGTTTCGGCAAAGGCATTATTAAAAAACTGGAAAGGTTATCGCAAGTCTAAAAATACCGCCGAAGCGACCAGATCCATTTTGTGCCAGGTGCGAGATTACTTAAAGCTCCACCTTGACCACATTCAGTATCGCTCCTTTCCTTCAAGCAGATGGGGTTGCCCATTGGTAGCGGCATGATAGAGAGTGCTTGTAAATGGATGATCCAGCAGCGCTTTAAGGGAACTGGGATGCGCTGGAGTGAAGACGGATTCAATCACTTGCCATCTACGACTCGCTTGGATTAATCAACGATTTGACGCTTTGTTCTCTAATGAAAATTTATCGCTTTCGCTGTACTCCCCTAACCGATAGATGCGCCCTTAAATACTGCTGCTGGAAAACGAACTGACTTGGTACGTCTTTCTTAAGAAATATTTCGCTGTTAAGTCAATCTCATATTTTATAGTACAATTGTACTATTCGGGTTTTAAGCAGCTACACCATTTTATGCAAGTAAATTCTTTAATAAATCTCTTGCATGAATGATTGATAAATGAATCCACCGCTACTAGATAGTCCACCACTATGAATTACAGATAATGGCTGCCTTACCGCTCAAGACTCTTATTTTAGCGTGCGGAGGCGTACTTATCGGTAGTCCTGGCTTCAGTCAAAGGGCATCTGTAATTCATCAAACCTAATCATCAATTAGTCATAAGGAGCGCACGATGCAGTTGAATCCCTATCTGACTTTCAACGGACAATGCGAGACAGCGTTCAAGTTTTATGAACAGTGCCTGGGTGGCAAAATCGAAGAGATGATGAGCTATGGCGAGTCACCAATGGCAGAGGAAGTGCCGTCGGAATGGCGCAACAAAATTATACATGCCAGCCTAATTGTAGACGACCGAGTTTTAATGGGTTCTGACTGCTCACCTGAACAGTATGAAGAAACAAAAGGTTGTTCTGTATTACTCGATATTGACGATCCAGTAAAAGCAGAGCGCATTTTTCAGGCATTAGTTGAAAACGGGACAGTGCGGATGCCTATGCAGGAGACCTTTTGGTCTGCCAGTTTTGGGATGCTTGTCGATCAATTTGGCATTCCGTGGATGATTAACTCCTAGCCAGCCGTCTGATGAATTAGAGATGACGGTGAAACGAATAGAGACAAAGAAAGCATAATAGGAGTCAGCAATGAAAACTGAACTACAGAACGAACACTACTGGCTACAGAAGCTTGTTGGCGATTGGACATATGAAACAGAGGTGAGGATGGAACTAGATCAGCCTCCGGAAAAAGCTACAGGAACTGAAAGTGTGCGATCGCTTAAAGGACTTTGGATTCTAGCCGAAGGGCAGGGTGAGATGCCTGGCTGTGGTACTGCAACAATAATGATGACACTTGGCTACGATCCGCAAAAGCAGCGTTATGTGGGCACTTGGATTGGATCGATGATGACTCACCTTTGGGTGTACGACGGTGAACTAGATGCAGCGGAAAGAGTGTTGACTCTTAACACCGAAGCACCTGCAATGAATGGTGAAGGAAAGATGGCGAAGTACAAGGATGCAATTGAGTTTAAGAGCGACGATCATCGAGTAATGACTTCTCACGTGTTGGGTGATGACGGAGAGTGGCACAAGTTTATGATTGCGAACTATCAGCGCAAGCAATAAGAGTTGCGCGCTGCGCTTGAGGATAAATTTCGTTGACAATTACCAGCGATCGCACTTGACAGTGCCTGACAACAGATAGTTGCGATCGCTAATTGATGTCTACTTCCCCAAGTAGAAACGGAGGAGGTTTAGATGATAAATCAAGCACTGAAGAACAAAGTGGCTTTAGTTGCAGGAGCAACGCGCGGTGCAGGTCGCGGTATTGCCACTGAATTAGGTGCAGCTGGAGCAATTGTTTATGCCACAGGTAGAACTACCCACGCTCAACGCTCCGAGTACAACCGTCCTGAAACTATTGAAGAGACGGCAGATTTAGTGAATCAAGCAGGAGGTCATGGTATACCTGTTCAGGTCGATCATCTCGATCCAACACAGGTTCAAGCTTTGGTAGCACGCATTGACAGCGAGCAAGGTCGGCTGGATATCTTGGTTAATGATATTGGTGGAGAATATCTGGCGGAGTTTCATCAGCCCGTGTGGCAACTTTCTCTAGAAAAGGGACTGCGGTTGTTCAGACTGGCAATTGACACGCATATCGTCACCAGCCACTTTGCGCTGCCGCTTTTAATCAAAAATCCAGGTGGTTTAGTCGTTGAAATCACTGATGGTACAGCAGAATACAACAACAAAAACTACCGACTATCGCTGTTCTACGATCTAGCAAAAACCTCAGTAATTCGCATGGCTTGGGCACTGGCACAAGAGCTTAAACCTCATCAATGCACAGCTGTTGCACTGACTCCAGGATGGTTGCGATCAGAAATCATGTTAGATCATTTCGAGGTAAGCGAAGCCAACTGGCAAGATGCAACTGCAAAAGAACCTCACTTTGTTATTTCTGAAACCCCTCATTACATTGGTCGTGCTGTAGCATGTCTTGCTGGAGATCCAGACGTTGCTCGCTGGAATGGTCAGTCGCTATCCAGTGGTCAACTAGCAAAAGTCTATGGCTTTACAGATTTGGATGGCTCGCAGCCTGATGCTTGGCGCTATATTTGTGAGGTTGAGGCTGTTGGTAAACCCGCAGATGCAACTGGATATCGTTAGCATCATCTAAATTCTGAAGATAGATCGCAGGAGACTAGACCTCCTGCATGAATCACAGATGCCCTACGACTGAAGTCGGGGCTATCCAGGCAAAGTGTACCTTCGTAAACTAAAAGCTGCGAATTCATTCGCAATTCTCTTCACGCAGGGTATCTACTATAGAGACTCATTAACCCTGAACCGAAATCTGTACAGCATTCCTTAACCTCTGCATCTGTGCGAAATGAGTCTACCCTTAACTGCTTCAACCTTGATTTTCTAAGCTTTGCAGATATTCTGCATATTCAATCTGAAATTCAAGTGCATTTTTGAAATCGGTGGAACGCTTTGACAGTGCTTCAACAACTGCTTCCTTGCTAGTTTCTGTTAAAGCAATTACTTGCGGTTGACGAGGGAGGCGAAACTGGGTGTGATCGTGAAAGATAATTGTGACGATTGTTCCTAGTGCCTTTCCTTCGTTTGATGTAATTGTGCTCCACATCCATCGCTGCTGATCGCTTTGGTTGGCATTACCCCATTCTCTTGAGATGTTGAAATCCCCAGGGAACCAAGGCATGGGGTGCAAACCAGCATGTTTAAGCTGTTGGTGAATAGGGCGAAACAGCTTGTAGCAATATGCTCCATATGCCATGTCACCCGCTTTGTTAAATGTCTTTAGCAACTTATCCTGATTTTTGAGAAGAAGAGTTTGCCAGTTTTCCGTAATATGATTCGCAATGTAGCGACCGATCGCATAAATATCACTATTTTTGTTGCCTGAGAAAACAATTGGTGATGAATTCATTAAGCGTTGCTCCCGTCTCAGCATCTTGCATTGTGGCGTATAACCAATACAGAAGGATTGTAAAAAAATGACCTCAATTAGGCAGCACTATATGTTGAGGATGAAGACCTCTGTGTTTGAGGTAATCCGTGGGAGTACAATCTGCAAAGCTACGAAAGTCATGAATGAAGTGTGCTTGGTCAAAATAGCCGCAGGATAGAGCTATATCTATCCAATCGGCAGATGATTCTGATAATAGATTGAGGATTTGGCGCAAGCGTTGCACCCGACAAAACAACTTAGGAGTTAGCCCAACGCGATCACGAAAGAGTTGATTAAAATGACGAGCACTAAAACCAGTTTGCTGAGTTACTGTAGCGACTGTAGATGTATGCGATCGCTCAAATTGCTGTAACGCAAAATCAACGGCTGCATGATGTTCGGGCAATTGGATCAAACTTAAGAAGAACTGCTCTAAAACGAGGAAACGAGTCTTAATGGTTGAGGCTTCGAGTAGGCGATCGCGTAGTGCTATAGCGCGGTGATTCCACAATTCGTCTAACGATAGAATCTTGTTATGTAATTCTTTGGCAGGTACAGCAAAAAACGGAATACCTCCACCTGGCTTAAAGTGGACACCCATCACGCAAACCTCACTGTTAACATTGACAATAAAGCTTTTGGAATGTGGTCCACAAATCATGCTGCCGCGTGCATTACCATACTGTACTCTACTAGATCGATCAAACAGAGGAATTGAGTTTTCGCGCAAGTTAATCACTAATTCCATTGAACCAGTTGGCAGTAACCGTGCTTGTGCCTTTGGCACGTTGTACCCTTCTCGAAACCAGAAAAACTCCACAAACTGCGATAGAGGCGATCGCGGAATATAAGTGCAGTAAATCATAAAACTCAACGAGCCTCAATTCTCAGGTTCTTATATAAGTAGCCTGCTCATCTTCTAATCAATAAAATTAATCATTTTCAAGTTCAAGATGAAATATATCTGCAACTACGTCTCCCTCTCCTTGTAAACGAGACTGCGCTGGTGCATCATACAAAACTAGTAAAGAATGTTTAGAATTAATTTCATCAAATAAAGTTATGCCTTCGGCATGATCGTCTCCATCTCCATACGGAATATCTAGCTCTATTGGGGGTTGTGACAAACTATTTTCAGACAAATGAACGCCATGCTCTAAACGATATATCCTTACAGGACCGTCTAAATCCATCGTGGGTCCTGCTAACAATAATAAATCTTCCCCATCTAAACACAAATCCCGAATTCCTAAACCGTTAAGATTAATAAAATGTTTTTTATACTGCTTGCCCTCTGCACCAATTGATTTTAGAGTTAACGTTTCTGGAGTGCTATTTTCTACTTCGATCTCTAACATGACAGCCCAACCACGTAATACTGGACCTCGCATTCCTAAGTAGATGCGATTTTCATAAATAGCTAAACCTTCAATATCAAATCCATTTTCTTTACCAGGAATTGTTGCATCTATATAAGAGCCTAGATGTGGATCGTCTACTAAAGCATCCATTAATAAATTGCCGCGTGGCGTAATTTCTAATTTAGCAGCAGTAATTTCAGTACCTTCTTGAGTGAAGGACTTATGTAATTCACCGTTGATTAAAGGAATCCGTCCTAGTAAATAACGATTTGCTTCTGACTCTAACTTTGTCAGGCGAGAAACGTTTTTTTCAGTTGTTTTATCAGGTTTTGGCTTTTTGCGTTTCCAACTGTGAGAACCAACAAACCATAAATAAGGTTCTACATAAGCCATCCCTTCTATATCAATTTCTTGATCTTCTGGTGCTGGTAAATCTAGATAATCTTTAACCCGAAATTGTTTGTGCTCCGTGAACAAATGTAAATCTGAGTTATATGTCAGACGCTCAATAGATGATGTTTCATCTGAACCTAACCAGAGATACTTATTAGAAGTTAAGCGCACTGCGGAGAGGTCTTTTCGATGTTCTCTAAATTCATCTTCAAAGCGAAGAATGATTTGATTTGAATTAGAGTTATTAATCATTTTTTAACTATCTTTAATTATTTAATTAAACTATCACTATTTTAGATAATGTCATTTAACTTGACAAAATAACTATCATATGCCGCAAATGGATACAGAACTTATATTTCTAAACTTTTAGGGTGTAATCTTTTAGCTATATTAATCTTTTCTCAAATCATAAAAGAACTAACTAAGCCTCGTTATTTTCTCAAGCCTATTAAATATACGCTGTTAGTATAAAGTAGTTTGCAGAACACTATTTTTGTATAAAATGCAACTTAAATTAACCTAAAAAGCTGTTCAGATGTGATAGAAATGCTCTAATCTTTAAAATAAGATAATATACCTCAGGCATTTACCGGAGACTCATTATGGTTGCAGGAGAACTGTTCATCGCAGAAGAGATGATGGCTGCGCCGGAACATCCTCTAGCAAATCAATTAGAAACATTTGTAGCTGCTCCTTTGCAAGAGTCACCTGCAACAATTCGGGAGAAGCAACAGCGCGATCGCATTCCAGGAATCGTTAAACGGATCATTCCCATCGACAATAATACAAACTGGGAATATTGGTGGTGTGTTCCAGGGCGAGTAATTTTACCAGAAGACTTAGAGGTATTGCAGAGCGATCGCCCTCGTGTAGAAGCAATTATCTCAAAGCTAATTTGGCTGTGGGGAGGACACTGTTTTGGCGAACAATCAACTCATAATCTTGCCGACAGCGAACCAGTTTACAATTGGCAGAAAGTTTTAGATTTTGCCCACACACAAAACCTCACACCAGAAATACTCGACATTGACTTTTTACCTGGAGCAGTGAATCAGTTATATAGTCAAGAATCAAATGCTACATCAAGATCGACTCCAGACTATGTAGGTGTAGAACCAGCGCATTGGCATATCGAATTTTTTCAACTCCAACCAGTTGAAGGTGGTTACGAATTAAAAGAACCAAAGCAACTGTGTAGTTGCCAAATCTGGACAAGTAAACCTTTTCTCAAAAACATTGCAACTGGTGAAGTCACAATTTCAGAACAAGCTTTGTGGCTGTCTCGTCCTCTCGACTTAACCAACCCGCCGTGGTCAGTGTCACAGATTACTACATACTCGCTAAGCAATTGGCAATCAGATGCATAAAATATCTATAATAAATGTCTTTGGCTATTGCCACGACCCCCGTTTACTCACACATTCTTATCGAGCTTGAGTCATTCCACTCAAGAGCGTACCTAAAATGATCACAAGTACAAACAAAGCTCATACCCTTGGAGATTGGGCTTCATTAGCAATTCAGAAACACTTTGAGAAGTTTCTCAAACACGAAGCGA
The DNA window shown above is from Gloeocapsopsis sp. IPPAS B-1203 and carries:
- a CDS encoding DMT family transporter; this translates as MKPIDLARLFLLAALWGSSYLFIRITVPALGVFFTISLRVIVAACALSLYGLFTQQLPNLKTRWLSYFLLGLLNNAIPFILIAIAVANLNASIAAILNATTPLFTAIIAAIWLKEPLDRRKIVGLLLGIVGVAILVGWSPLSLSLPVIIGWISALIAALFYGIAAVYARRKFMDNRATETAIGQLIGSSVLLFPATFVSIPSTIPSSGVILAVVTLATVCTAFAYLLYFQLISNAGATPAATVTFLIPVFSLLFGKMLLSEPVNFGVIVGLLTILLSIRLVISKEH
- a CDS encoding VOC family protein, with amino-acid sequence MQLNPYLTFNGQCETAFKFYEQCLGGKIEEMMSYGESPMAEEVPSEWRNKIIHASLIVDDRVLMGSDCSPEQYEETKGCSVLLDIDDPVKAERIFQALVENGTVRMPMQETFWSASFGMLVDQFGIPWMINS
- a CDS encoding DUF1579 domain-containing protein; translation: MKTELQNEHYWLQKLVGDWTYETEVRMELDQPPEKATGTESVRSLKGLWILAEGQGEMPGCGTATIMMTLGYDPQKQRYVGTWIGSMMTHLWVYDGELDAAERVLTLNTEAPAMNGEGKMAKYKDAIEFKSDDHRVMTSHVLGDDGEWHKFMIANYQRKQ
- a CDS encoding SDR family oxidoreductase; amino-acid sequence: MINQALKNKVALVAGATRGAGRGIATELGAAGAIVYATGRTTHAQRSEYNRPETIEETADLVNQAGGHGIPVQVDHLDPTQVQALVARIDSEQGRLDILVNDIGGEYLAEFHQPVWQLSLEKGLRLFRLAIDTHIVTSHFALPLLIKNPGGLVVEITDGTAEYNNKNYRLSLFYDLAKTSVIRMAWALAQELKPHQCTAVALTPGWLRSEIMLDHFEVSEANWQDATAKEPHFVISETPHYIGRAVACLAGDPDVARWNGQSLSSGQLAKVYGFTDLDGSQPDAWRYICEVEAVGKPADATGYR
- a CDS encoding DUF6022 family protein, whose product is MNSSPIVFSGNKNSDIYAIGRYIANHITENWQTLLLKNQDKLLKTFNKAGDMAYGAYCYKLFRPIHQQLKHAGLHPMPWFPGDFNISREWGNANQSDQQRWMWSTITSNEGKALGTIVTIIFHDHTQFRLPRQPQVIALTETSKEAVVEALSKRSTDFKNALEFQIEYAEYLQSLENQG
- a CDS encoding helix-turn-helix transcriptional regulator; translated protein: MIYCTYIPRSPLSQFVEFFWFREGYNVPKAQARLLPTGSMELVINLRENSIPLFDRSSRVQYGNARGSMICGPHSKSFIVNVNSEVCVMGVHFKPGGGIPFFAVPAKELHNKILSLDELWNHRAIALRDRLLEASTIKTRFLVLEQFFLSLIQLPEHHAAVDFALQQFERSHTSTVATVTQQTGFSARHFNQLFRDRVGLTPKLFCRVQRLRQILNLLSESSADWIDIALSCGYFDQAHFIHDFRSFADCTPTDYLKHRGLHPQHIVLPN
- a CDS encoding DUF3616 domain-containing protein; protein product: MINNSNSNQIILRFEDEFREHRKDLSAVRLTSNKYLWLGSDETSSIERLTYNSDLHLFTEHKQFRVKDYLDLPAPEDQEIDIEGMAYVEPYLWFVGSHSWKRKKPKPDKTTEKNVSRLTKLESEANRYLLGRIPLINGELHKSFTQEGTEITAAKLEITPRGNLLMDALVDDPHLGSYIDATIPGKENGFDIEGLAIYENRIYLGMRGPVLRGWAVMLEIEVENSTPETLTLKSIGAEGKQYKKHFINLNGLGIRDLCLDGEDLLLLAGPTMDLDGPVRIYRLEHGVHLSENSLSQPPIELDIPYGDGDDHAEGITLFDEINSKHSLLVLYDAPAQSRLQGEGDVVADIFHLELEND